DNA from Paratractidigestivibacter faecalis:
AGTGGTTCGTCGCCGGGCCCGACCCCATTGCGTGGGACGCCCCCGCCGTGGCGGAGGGCGAGGTGGCCCAGATGACGGCCGAGCTCAAGGGCCTCTTCGCGCAGTTGCGCGAGCGCCCGGACGACCCCGTTGCCCTGCGCGCCTTCCGCGTGGGGCTGCGTCGCCTGCGCTCCCTGCTGGAGTTCTTGGCGTCCTGGCAGGCAAAGAAGCAGAACCGCCGCTCCGTGCGCCTCATGAAGGAGCTCCAGGAGGCCACGGGGTCTCTTCGCGGCCTGGACATCCTTTGCGAGTGCGTGGATGGCCTGGTGGAGTCCGGCGAGCTCGCGGCGGGCAGCCTGCTGCCGATGGCGTGCGCCAAGGAGCGTGCGCTCGCCCGCGAGGGCGTGGCCGAGCTGCTGCGCAAGGAGCACGCCGCGCGCCGCCTGGACGAGCTGGAGGCCGACCTCGCCAACTTTGCGTGGAAGGGCCGCGTGCTTGAGGCAGGCCTCTCCGCGTCCGACTTCAAGACCCACTTTGACCAAGAGCTCGCGCAGGTGGACGAGGCCCTCTTTGGCCTTGACCTCTCTGACCAGGACGCGGTCTTCCAGGCCCGCCGGGACGCCAAGGAGGTCCACTTTGTCTCCGAGCGCCTGGCCGAGGTGCTTGGAGACGAGCGCGCCCAGGCGAGCGAGTACATGGACAGCATCCAGGCCGAGCTGGGAGCCCTCTCCGACGCCCGCGTGAACGAGCATCTGGCCAAGGACCTCTCCAAGAGCCCGCGCTTTCGCGGCGTCCGCGCCGACCTGGGCGTCGTTGCCCGCGACCAGTCCGAGGTGGTCTCCGCCATCCTCTCGGGCCTGCAGAGGCTCGAGCAGGGCGGCCGCGCGTCCGAGTAGGAGAGAACATGGCTCAGAACACCATAACGACCGAGGTTCCCGCCGGCTGGCGCGTGGAGCGCGACTCCATGGGAGAGATGCTCGTGCCGCAAGACGCCCTCTGGGGCGCTCAGACCGAGCGCAGCCACGAGAACTTCCCCATTGGCACCGAGCGTATGCCCGATGAGATCGTGCGAGCGTTTGCGCAGCTCAAGGCTGCTGCGGCTCGGGCAAACTGCCGCCTGGGCCGCATGAGCCGTGCGGACGCCGACCTCATTGGCGCCGTGGCGGACGAGATCCTTGCCGGCAAGCTCGACGGCAACTTTCCGCTGGTGGTGTGGCAGACGGGCTCCGGCACGCAGTCCAACATGAACGTCAACGAGGTCATCGCCAACCGGGGCAACCAGATTGCCGGCGAGCGCCGCCTTCACCCCAACGACTCCGTCAACATGAGCCAGTCCTCCAACGACACCTTCCCCACGGCCATGCACATCGCGGCCGTGACGGCGGTGCGCGAGCGCCTTCTTCCGGCGGTGGCGCAGCTCGAGGCCACCTTCCGTCGCCTGGAGGAGGAGAACGCCGACGTGGTCAAGAGCGGCCGCACCCATCTGCAGGATGCGGTGCCCATCTCCTTTGCGCAGGAGATCTCTGGCTGGCGCGGCCTTCTGGAGGGATCTGCCGAGGAGTTGGAGGCCTCGCTTGCGGGGCTGTATCGCCTGGCACTGGGAGGCACGGCCGTGGGCACCGGCCTCAACGCGCCGGAGGGCTTTGACGTTGCCGTGGCGGAGGAGCTTGCCGCGGCCACGGGCATGCCGTTTGTGACTGACCCCAACAAGTTCCGCGCGCTCACGGGCAAGGACGCCATCGTCTTTGCGCACGGCGCGGTCAAGGGCCTTGCCGCCAACATGATGAAGATTGCCAACGACGTGCGCTGGCTTGCCTCCGGTCCCCGCCTGGGCCTGGGAGAGATTGCGATTCCGGCCAACGAGCCGGGCAGCTCCATCATGCCGGGCAAGGTCAACCCCACGCAGTGCGAGGCCGTCACCATGGTGGCCGCCCAGGTCATGGGTAACGACGCCACCATCGGCTTTGCCGCGTCCCAGGGCAACTTCGAGCTCAACGTCTTCATGCCCGTCATCGCGTACAACTTCCTGCAGTCCGTGAGGCTGCTCGCGGACGCCATTCTCTCCTTTGACCAGAGGTGCGCCTCGGGCATCAAGGCCAACCGCGAGCGCATGGACCACAACCTGCGCCACTCCCTCATGCTGGTGACCTGCCTCAACCCCTACATTGGCTATGACAACGCGGCCAAGGTGGCAAAGAAAGCCTTTGCCGAGGGCGCGAGCCTGCGCGACGCCTGCCTTGACCTGGGGCTCCTTTCTGCGGAGAAGTTCGACGAGGTGTTCCGCCCGGAAGAGATGGTGTAGGCGCGCAGGCAGCCAAAGACAATCGGAGCGAAAAAAGAAGCCGCAAGCCAATGGCCTGCGGCTTCTTTTTCGTGTGCAATCTGCGCGGAGCCTACTCGGCGACCTCGAGGAGCTCGATGTTGAAGTTGAGGTCCTTGCCGGCCATCTCGTGGTTCATGTCAAAGGTGATGTTGCCGTCCTCGATCTTGGCCACGAGCGCGGGGATGGGGTAGCCGGCGGGGCTGCCCAGGGTGACCTTCTGGCCCGCGACCAGGTTCTCCGCGCCGGGGAGCTGGGCGATGGGCAGGGTCTGGACGAGGTCCTCGCGCCTCTCGCCGTAGGCCTCGGCGGCGGGGATGTGCACGTCGATGACCTGGCCGACCTCCATGTCCTTGACGGCGGCGTCAAAGCCCTTGATCATCTGGCCGGCCATGCAGGTGAACTCCAGCGGCTCGTTGCGGTCGCGGGAGGAGTCGAACTTGGTGCCGTCGTCCAGGGTGCCCACGTAGTGGACCTTGACCTTCTTGCCCTCATTGCTCATGCGTCTCTCCAGACTGTTGGGTCCATCGGGTAAGATGGACAAGTTAACCTACGCTGTCGTTTGGGCGAGAAGCACTTCTCGCCGCATGCAGAATCGGAGTATACCCAACATGATGGACAAACGGCTTCTGGCGCTGGTGCCCGAGGCCCTGCGACACGTGCTGGCCACGGTGGCCTGGCAGTGGGTGGGCCTGGTGGGCAACGTGGCGCTGGTCTGGGTCATTGCACGGGTGGCGTCCTCGCTGGTTACGGACGTGGCGGTGCCGCAGGTGGCGTGGCCCCTGCTGGCCGCGGGCGTCGTTCTGCGCGTGGTGGCCGCGCGCCTTGCCGCCCACGAGAGCTTTGCCGCCTCCCAGGACGTCAAGCGCGTGCTGCGCCGCCGCATCTACGAGAAGCTCCTGGCCATGGGTCCCGGCTACACGGACCAGGTGCCCACGGCCGAGGTGGTGCAGCTCTCCGTGGAGGGCTGCGAGCAGCTTGAGACCTACTTTGGCCAGTACCTCCCGCAGCTCTTCTACGCCGTGCTGGCGCCGGTGACGCTGTTTGCGGTGGTGGCGCCCGTGAGCCTGCCCGCGGCGGCCGTGCTGCTGCTCTGCGTGCCGCTCATCCCCGCGACCATCGTGGCGGTGCAGAAGGTGGCAAAGCGCATCCTGGGCAAGTACTGGGACCAGTACGCCGAGCTGGGCGACAGCTTCCTCGAGAACCTCCAGGGCCTCACCACCCTCAAGATCTACCGGGCGGACGCCGCGCGCCACGAGGCCATGAACCAGGAGGCGGAGCGCTTCCGCACCATCACCATGAAGGTGCTCTCTATGCAGCTCAACTCCATCATCGTGATGGACATCGTGGCCTTGGGAGGTGCCGTGGCGGGCATCGCGGTGGCGCTCTTTGCCACGGCCGCGGGCGCCATCGACCTCTTTGGGTGCCTCTTCGTCGTCCTCATCTCCGCGGACTTCTTCCTGCCCATGCGCCAGCTGGGCTCCTACTTCCACGTGGCCATGAACGGCATGGCCGCAAGCGAGAAGATCTTCCACCTGCTTGAGCTGCCGGAGCCGCCGGTCCGCACCCTCGCGCCGAAGGCGGGCGACGCATTCTGCCTGCGCGACGTGACGTTTGGCTATGTGCCCGAACGCGAGGTCCTGCATGGCGTGGGCCTTGAGGTGCCGGCCCGTGGCATGACCGCCATTGTGGGCGAGTCCGGCAGCGGCAAGTCCACCATTGCCGCGCTCCTGTGCGGTCGCTTGCCCGGATATGACGGCGAGGCCCTGCTGGGCGAAGCGCAGGTGCGCGACCTTGACCCCGCGGCGCTCGCCCGGTATGTGACCTACGTGGGCCTGGGCGCCCGGCTCTTTGCGGGCACGGTGCGCGACAACCTCCTCATGGCCGCGCCGGGCGCCTCCGAGGAGGAGCTCTGGACGGCGCTCAAGACGGCTAACCTGGCCGACTTCCTGCAGGGCCAGGATGGGCTGGACACGCGCCTTACCGAGGGCGCGGCCAACCTCTCCGGCGGCCAGCGCCAGCGCCTTGCGCTTGCCCGCGCCGTCCTGCATAAGACCCCGGTCTATGTCTTTGACGAGGCCACGAGCAACGTGGACGTGGAGAGCGAGGAGGCCATCATGGCCGCGGTTCGCTCGCTTGCGGCCACGCGCGCGGTGCTGCTCATCAGTCACCGCCTGGCAAACGTGACGGACGCCCAGCGCATCTACGTGATGGAGCGGGGTCGCCTGGTGGGGGAGGGCACCCACGAGGAGCTCCTTGGCGGCTGCCCCGAGTACGCCTCCCTCTGGCGCACCCAGTCCGAGCTCGAGAACGTGACAAAGGGACAGTCCCTTTGCCAGCCCCAGGAGGTGACGGCCGATGCCGGCCAGGAGTAACGCGCGCGTCATGTGGCGCATGCTGGGGCTGGCAAGGCCCCTTGCCGGATGGATGGTCCTGGCCGTGGCCTGCGGCGTGGCCGGCTTCTGCTGCGCGACGGGCGTACCCGTGCTGGCGGCCGAGGCGGCCCTTGCCGCGGTGGGCGCGGGCTCTCTGCCGTGGGCGTTTGGCGTTACGGTGGCGGTGCTGGCCGTCATGGCCGTGGCCCGCGGTGTGCTGCACTACGTGGAGCAGCGCTGCAACCACTACATTGCCTTCAAGCTGCTGGCCCACGTGCGCGACCTGGTGTTTGGGGCGCTGCGCCGCCTGACCCCGGCCAAGCTGGCCGGCTCCGACAGCGGCGCCCTCATCTCCACGGTTACGGCTGACGTGGAGCTGCTGGAGGTCTTCTACGCCCACACCATCAGCCCCATCTGCATAGCCGTGCTGATGGCGGTGGTCATGGGTGCCTTCCTGGGCGGCATCCACCCTGCGCTGGCGGCGATGGCTCTGGCCCCCTACGCGTTGGTGGGCATTGCCGTGCCGGTCGCAGTCTCCCGCGCCTCGGGCGGGGAGGGGCGGCGCAGCCGAGACCTCGCCGCCGGGCTGTCTGGTTTCGTCCTTGATGGCCTGCGCGGCCTGGGCGAGGTGCTGCAGTATGGCGCGGGCGCTTCTCGCCTGGAGGAGCTTGATGGCAGGAGCGAGGAGCTGGTGGCGTCCCAGCGCAAGCTGCGTGCCCGTGGAGCCGCAGGCCAGGCGGCCACCACGGGAGCCATCATGGTGCTCTCCTGCGCGCAGATGCTGATGGCCGCAAGCCTTGCCGGCGCGGGCCTTGTGACGGCGGAGGGCGCCGTGCTTGCCACGGTGGCCACGTTCAGCTCCTTCGGGCCCTTTGTGGCGCTGGCCAACCTGGGCTCCACGCTGCAGGGCACGCTTGCCGCCGGCAACCGCGTGCTGGACATCCTGGACGAGGAGCCGCTGGTGGCCGAGGTCCCCGACTCCGAGGGTGCCTGCCTCGGCTTTGACGGCATTGCCGCCGAGGACGTGAGCTTCTCGTATGCTGGCGGCTCATCGGCGGATGGCGCCCCTGCGTCTGGCGAGAAGATCTTGGACCACGTGAGCGTCAGCGTGGAGCCTGGGCAGATTGTGGGCGTCCAGGGCAAGAGCGGCTCCGGCAAGTCCACGCTTTGCCGCCTGCTCATGCGCTTCTGGGACGTTGACCAGGGGCGCGTTGCCCTCTCGGGCACTGACGTGCGCGAGGTTGCCACGAGCGCCCTGCGCGACGCCGAGGCCTTCGTGGAGCAGGACACCCACCTCTTCCACGACAGCATTCGCGACAACCTGCTCATTGCGCGTCCGGACGCCACGGACGCCGAGCTTGAGACCGCGTGCCGCGCCGCCAGCGTCCACGACTTCATCTGCAGCCTGCCCAACGGCTACGACACCATGGTCGGCGAGCTGGGCGACACTCTCTCTGGCGGCGAGCCCCAGCGCCTGGGTCTGGCGAGGGCCTTCCTGCACGACGCGCCATTGCTCCTGCTGGACGAGCCCACGAGCAACCTGGACTCCCTCAACGAGGCTCAGATCCTGAAGTCCCTCTCCGACCAGCGCGGGCGCCGGGCCGTGGTCCTCATCAGCCACCGCCCCTCCACCATGGCAATAGCCGACAAGACCTACTCCATGGACCAAGGCCGCGTGAGCTAGACCACGCCCCCGACGAGAAGCCCTTCTCGCCGGGGCTTTTTGGCGGACAACGGGCGAGTCAAAAAAGTCTGCATTTTGCAATAATCCGGGGGTGCGGACGAAAAGTTGGACGCCGACAGGCGTCCGGATTGGAGCCCGCAATGTACTCGAGCGACGAGAGGGACGCCATCCTGGGGCTCTGGCGCGAGTCCGGCCGGCCGGCCCACAGGTTCGCCAGGGAGTCGGGGCTCGCCTCCGCCGAGTCGATCAGGCGCTGGGCGTCCGGCGACCTGGGCGTCGGCTGGCACGCCCCCTATACTCTTGCCCAGAGGGCCGACGCCGCGCGCAGGGCGCTCGCCGGGGAGGACCCCGCCGAGGTCGCCGCGTCGATCGGCTGCCACCCGGAGACCGTGCGCGGCTGGGCCCGCGCCGCGGGGAGGGAGGGCGAGGTGTCGCTCGCGAACGGACGGGGCGCCCCGCGCGTGCCGCCGCCGGCCGACCCCGGGGACCTGGAGGCCCTCAGGGCCGAGAACCGGGCCCTGAGGCTGGAGCTCGCCAGGGCCGAGGCGGTGTTGGACGTCCTAAAAGGAGGCGGCCCGGGGCGGGGCCCGGACTCGCTGACGGCGGCGGAGAGGGCGCTGGTCGCCGACGCCCTTAGGCCCGGGTTCGGCCTGGAGGACGCCCTGCGCGCGGCCGGCGTGGCGCGCAGCACCTACTACTACCACCGCGCCCGCAGGGGCGCCCCCGACCGCCTGGCCGCCCTGAGGGCGCGGGTGCGCGCCCTGTTCGAGGCCGGGGGCGGGGCCTGGGGCTACCGCACGATATGGGCGAGGCTGCGCCTGGACCCCGACGAGCCCCTGGCGGTCTCCGAGAAGGTCGTGAGGCGCGTCATGCGCGAGGAGGGGCTCGAGGTGCGCTACCTGAGGCGCCGCAGGCGCTGGAGCAGCTATGCCGGCGAGGTCTCCGAGGCCCCTCCCAACCTGCCGCTGCGCCCCGACGGCACCCACGACTTCTCCGCCTCGCGCCCCAACGAGCTGTGGGTCACCGACGTCACCATGTTCACGATAGGGTCGGGGCGCTGCTGGCTGTCGCCGGTGGTCGACTGCTTCGACGGGGCGGTCGTGGCGTGGACCCTGTCGGAGTCCCCCGACGCCCGCATGGCCGACTCGATGCTGGAGGCGGCGGCCTCGACGCTCGCGGCCGGCGAGCGGCCCGTGGTCCACACCGACCGCGGCTGCCACTACAGGTGGCCGGGCTGGGCGGCGATATGCGAGCGCCACGGCCTGGTGCGCAGCATGTCGAGGAAGGGCCGCAGCCCCGACAACGCCGCGGCCGAGGGCTTCTTCGGCCGGCTCAAGCAGGAGTTCTACCACGGCAGGGACTGGTCCGGGGTGGGCTTCGAGGAGTTCCGGCGGCGCCTGGCGGGCTACCTCGCCTACTACAACTCGGGCAGGATCAAGCGGAGCCTGGGGTGGAGGAGCCCGGAGCAGTACCGCAGGGACCTGGGGTACTCTCTCCGTAGTGTCTAAGAAATTGTCCGCACCCCCTCCCGCCTTCTCAAACCTGCATTTTGTGATTTTGCCTGGTAGATAAGGCAACGATGTGAAACTAAGTTAGACTAGACTGACTTGTTACTTCACCCTACCTGATTGGTTCTTTGATGTCCAAGCCCCTTACCCCCGAGGCCGTCGAGGCAAAGCGCGAGCGAGAGCGCCTGGTGGTCACGCAGATGATCGGCGTCTACTGCCGCGGAAACCACGGGACCCCTCGCGGTCGGCTCTGCCCGGAGTGCGCCGCGCTGACGGAGTACGCCTCCGCGCGCATCGGCCGCTGCCCCTTCATGGCAACCAAGACCTTCTGCTCGCAGTGCCGCGTGCACTGCTACGCGCCCGCCCAGCGGCAGGCCATCAAGGACGTCATGCGCTATGCTGGTCCCAGGATGCTGCTTAGCCACCCGGTCATGACCGTCCGCCACGGCATAGACACGCTGCGCGCCAGGCAGTCACATCAATGACGCAATGAGAAAAGGGGACTGTCCCTTTTTCTCATTTTTGGGAGATGAGCGAGCGTGAGTGGGTTTGTCGGCGTGTTTGACTCGGGGGTCGGCGGCATCAGCGTGCTGCGGTCCCTGGTTGCGGAGCTCCCGCACGAGGACTTCCACTACTTTGGGGACTCCGCTAACGCCCCGTACGGCGAGAAGACCGAGGCACGCGTGCTCGAGCTCTCCCAGGACATCGTGGAGCGGTTTGTGGCGGACGGCGCCAAGGCCATTGTCATAGCGTGCAACACGGCTACCTCGGCTGCCGCCCCCACGCTGCGCCGCATATACCCTGACCTGCCCATCATTGGCATCGAGCCGGCGCTCAAGCCCGCGACGGAGGCTCCCGGCCACGGCCGCATCCTCGTCATGGCGACAGACATCACCCTGCGCCTTGACAAGTACCAGGAGCTTGCCGCCACCTACGGGCGCGACTGCGAGATCATCTCGGTCCCGTGCCCAGGCCTTGCCGGACGCATCGAGCGGGGCGACCTTGCCGCGGCGGACCTGCGCGAGATGATCCGCGGCTACGTGGGCTCCTTCGCGGGCACCGTCGGCTCCGTGGTCCTTGGCTGCACGCACTACCCCTTCGTGCGCACGCAGATTGCCGAGGTCCTGGGTGGTGACGTGCACTTCTATGACGGCGGTGCCGGAACGGCCCGCCAGCTGCGCCATCGCCTGGGGGAGTGCGGCCTTCTGGCCGACGAGGCCCACGCGGGCTCCGTGAGTTTTGCCTCCAGCGAGGACACCCCCGACGAGCTGGCCCTCTATCGCGAGTTCTTTGAGATGGAACTGTAGGAGAAACAACAGAGGGCCCGGACGACGTCGTCCGGGCCCTCTGTTGTCATTTGCGTGCGCAGCCCTGTCTACTCCCTGGGCTTGCCCCAGAAGAAGAGGGCAACGGTGCCCGGGCCGGTGTGGCAGCCGATGGTGGCGCCAATGGGATAGATACGAACGGGGCCATCGATGTGCGGGAACGTGGTCTCAACGCGGTGGGCCAGCTCCTCGGCGTCAACCAGGCACTCGGACTGGCTGATGAAGACCTTGCCCGTGTAGTTGCGCCCGCCCTGGGCCAGCTCCTCCATCTTCTGCAGGTCGCGTGCGATGGCTCGGCCCTTACTGCGAATTTTCTCCTTCACGGCAAGGCTGCCGTCGGGCTCCACGTCCATGACGGGGCAGATCTTGAGCAGGCCGCCCACCAGGCCCGCGGCCTTGGAGATGCGCCCACCGCGGATGAAGAACGTGAGGTCGCTGGAGAAGAACCAGTGCTGCACCTCGAGGCGGTGCTCCTCGGCCCAGGCGGCAAGCTCGTCGATGCCCATGCCGGTGTCGCGCAGGTCCGCAAGCCTGTCCATGAGCAGGCCGTAGCCGGCGCTTGCGCACAGGGAGTCAACGATGACGATCTTGCGGTCCGGGTACTTCTCGGCAAGCTGGTCGCGTGCGGCGCAGGCGGAGCCGTAGGTTCCGGAGATGCCGGACGAGAGGGTCACGTGGAGGACGTCCTTGCCCTGCGTGAGGAACTTCTCGAAGTGAGTGACGTACTCGCCGACGTTGACCTGGGAGGTCTTGGCGTCCGCGCCGGCAAGCATCTTTGAGTAGAGCTGGGCGGGGGAGTTGGTCTGGCCAAAGTCGTCCTTGAGCATCTGGCCGTCCAGCTGGTAGCTGAAGTAGGCGTAGGCAATGCTGCGCTCCTCCAGGAGCTCGCGCGTGACGTCTGCCGTGGAGCAGCAGCTAAGGACGTAGTCGGACATGGGGTCTCCTCTCGTTCTCCTGTGTCTAGAATACCGCGCGTGGGCGGCCGCGTGCCTTGGGAGCGCGGCGAGTGAGACTCGCAACGACTGTTGTTGTACCCTTCACATAACCATCACATGCCCGGAAGAAGGCGCTCCCGGTCTCCGGCCTCCTCCCATTTGCCGACGTTCCCACACCAAGCCGCAAACAGGTTCCAAGCTTTATGAACACCCCGACGGGTGCCGCCGACCGGTAGAAAAACGTCGGCAAACGGTAGCAAATGAGCGGCGTATGGTTTCCCGTACAACCGTGACCGGAGCGGTTAAGACCGAAAGTGAGACGGAAGATGTTTGAGGCAGACCTGCCGTTTGACCACAAAACCATGCATCTCAAGCTGGAGGACAAGAACTTCGCCGGCCTGATGGAAGGCCACCAGAACGAGTTCAAGCCCGAGGCGAGCCAGGAGGAGCTCGTCGAGAAGTCCCTGGACAACCCCTATGGCTCTCCCAAGCTCGAGGAGCTCTGCCGCGGCAAGCGCGACATCGTCATCATCAGCTCCGACCACACGCGCCCCGTTCCCTCCCGTGTGACCATGCCCATCCTGCTCCGCCGCATCCACGCCGCCGCGCCCGAGGCTCGCGTGCGCATCCTCGTGGCAACCGGCATGCACCGTCCCTCCACCCACGAGGAGCTCGTCAACAAGTACGGCGAGAAGATCGTGGCCGAGGAAGAGATCGTCATGCACGTGGCCACCGACGACTCCATGATGGAGAAGGTCGGGACCCTGCCCTCCGGCGGCGAGTGCATCATCAACAAGGTGGCCGCCGATGCGGACCTGCTGCTTGCCGAGGGCTTCATCGAGCCGCACTTCTTTGCCGGCTTCTCTGGCAGCCGCAAGTCCGTCCTGCCTGGCATCGCCAGCTACAAGACGATCATGTACAACCACAACGGCCAGTTCGTGAACGACTCCCACTCCCGTGCCGGCAACCTCTGCCACAACCACGTCAACGAGGACATGTTCGCCGCCGCCGAGATGGCGCATCTCGCCTTCGTGCTCAACGTGGTCCTGAACGGCAAGCACGAGGTCATTGGCTCCTTTGCCGGTGACATCCACAAGGCCCACGAGGCCGGCTGCGACTTCGTGCGCAAGCTCGCCGGCGTCGAGCCCGTGGAGTGCGACGTGGCCATCACCACCAACGGTGGCTACCCGCTCGACCAGAACATCTACCAGGCCGTCAAGGGCATGTGCGCGGCCGAGGCCACGCTGCCCGAGGGTGGCGTGATCATCGACGTCGCCGGCTGCGCTGACGGCCATGGCGGCGAGGGCTTCTACAAGAACATCGCCGA
Protein-coding regions in this window:
- a CDS encoding IS3 family transposase encodes the protein MYSSDERDAILGLWRESGRPAHRFARESGLASAESIRRWASGDLGVGWHAPYTLAQRADAARRALAGEDPAEVAASIGCHPETVRGWARAAGREGEVSLANGRGAPRVPPPADPGDLEALRAENRALRLELARAEAVLDVLKGGGPGRGPDSLTAAERALVADALRPGFGLEDALRAAGVARSTYYYHRARRGAPDRLAALRARVRALFEAGGGAWGYRTIWARLRLDPDEPLAVSEKVVRRVMREEGLEVRYLRRRRRWSSYAGEVSEAPPNLPLRPDGTHDFSASRPNELWVTDVTMFTIGSGRCWLSPVVDCFDGAVVAWTLSESPDARMADSMLEAAASTLAAGERPVVHTDRGCHYRWPGWAAICERHGLVRSMSRKGRSPDNAAAEGFFGRLKQEFYHGRDWSGVGFEEFRRRLAGYLAYYNSGRIKRSLGWRSPEQYRRDLGYSLRSV
- a CDS encoding amino acid ABC transporter ATP-binding/permease protein translates to MPARSNARVMWRMLGLARPLAGWMVLAVACGVAGFCCATGVPVLAAEAALAAVGAGSLPWAFGVTVAVLAVMAVARGVLHYVEQRCNHYIAFKLLAHVRDLVFGALRRLTPAKLAGSDSGALISTVTADVELLEVFYAHTISPICIAVLMAVVMGAFLGGIHPALAAMALAPYALVGIAVPVAVSRASGGEGRRSRDLAAGLSGFVLDGLRGLGEVLQYGAGASRLEELDGRSEELVASQRKLRARGAAGQAATTGAIMVLSCAQMLMAASLAGAGLVTAEGAVLATVATFSSFGPFVALANLGSTLQGTLAAGNRVLDILDEEPLVAEVPDSEGACLGFDGIAAEDVSFSYAGGSSADGAPASGEKILDHVSVSVEPGQIVGVQGKSGSGKSTLCRLLMRFWDVDQGRVALSGTDVREVATSALRDAEAFVEQDTHLFHDSIRDNLLIARPDATDAELETACRAASVHDFICSLPNGYDTMVGELGDTLSGGEPQRLGLARAFLHDAPLLLLDEPTSNLDSLNEAQILKSLSDQRGRRAVVLISHRPSTMAIADKTYSMDQGRVS
- a CDS encoding DegV family protein; amino-acid sequence: MSDYVLSCCSTADVTRELLEERSIAYAYFSYQLDGQMLKDDFGQTNSPAQLYSKMLAGADAKTSQVNVGEYVTHFEKFLTQGKDVLHVTLSSGISGTYGSACAARDQLAEKYPDRKIVIVDSLCASAGYGLLMDRLADLRDTGMGIDELAAWAEEHRLEVQHWFFSSDLTFFIRGGRISKAAGLVGGLLKICPVMDVEPDGSLAVKEKIRSKGRAIARDLQKMEELAQGGRNYTGKVFISQSECLVDAEELAHRVETTFPHIDGPVRIYPIGATIGCHTGPGTVALFFWGKPRE
- the larA gene encoding nickel-dependent lactate racemase; translation: MFEADLPFDHKTMHLKLEDKNFAGLMEGHQNEFKPEASQEELVEKSLDNPYGSPKLEELCRGKRDIVIISSDHTRPVPSRVTMPILLRRIHAAAPEARVRILVATGMHRPSTHEELVNKYGEKIVAEEEIVMHVATDDSMMEKVGTLPSGGECIINKVAADADLLLAEGFIEPHFFAGFSGSRKSVLPGIASYKTIMYNHNGQFVNDSHSRAGNLCHNHVNEDMFAAAEMAHLAFVLNVVLNGKHEVIGSFAGDIHKAHEAGCDFVRKLAGVEPVECDVAITTNGGYPLDQNIYQAVKGMCAAEATLPEGGVIIDVAGCADGHGGEGFYKNIAENDPAEFERACIERPKDETLPDQWTSQILARILAHHPVIMVTDLCDHQMLRDMHMTPVNTIDEALELAFKMKGADAKVAVIPDGLGVVVAQH
- a CDS encoding CHAD domain-containing protein, with the translated sequence MVKTLVLVRHGSPEDVAASGLDEDRRLTSAGVRALAAAYPRTFALLGEDPELEVWSSPAVRALETAQAVCDATGSQDVAVHQSLYRQDLAAFLAELADAQAPVVVAVGHVPFMDMAAAQLTGCGLTFGKGAAMAIDLPDGPAGRGHVKWFVAGPDPIAWDAPAVAEGEVAQMTAELKGLFAQLRERPDDPVALRAFRVGLRRLRSLLEFLASWQAKKQNRRSVRLMKELQEATGSLRGLDILCECVDGLVESGELAAGSLLPMACAKERALAREGVAELLRKEHAARRLDELEADLANFAWKGRVLEAGLSASDFKTHFDQELAQVDEALFGLDLSDQDAVFQARRDAKEVHFVSERLAEVLGDERAQASEYMDSIQAELGALSDARVNEHLAKDLSKSPRFRGVRADLGVVARDQSEVVSAILSGLQRLEQGGRASE
- a CDS encoding nitrous oxide-stimulated promoter family protein, which codes for MSKPLTPEAVEAKRERERLVVTQMIGVYCRGNHGTPRGRLCPECAALTEYASARIGRCPFMATKTFCSQCRVHCYAPAQRQAIKDVMRYAGPRMLLSHPVMTVRHGIDTLRARQSHQ
- the fumC gene encoding class II fumarate hydratase, coding for MAQNTITTEVPAGWRVERDSMGEMLVPQDALWGAQTERSHENFPIGTERMPDEIVRAFAQLKAAAARANCRLGRMSRADADLIGAVADEILAGKLDGNFPLVVWQTGSGTQSNMNVNEVIANRGNQIAGERRLHPNDSVNMSQSSNDTFPTAMHIAAVTAVRERLLPAVAQLEATFRRLEEENADVVKSGRTHLQDAVPISFAQEISGWRGLLEGSAEELEASLAGLYRLALGGTAVGTGLNAPEGFDVAVAEELAAATGMPFVTDPNKFRALTGKDAIVFAHGAVKGLAANMMKIANDVRWLASGPRLGLGEIAIPANEPGSSIMPGKVNPTQCEAVTMVAAQVMGNDATIGFAASQGNFELNVFMPVIAYNFLQSVRLLADAILSFDQRCASGIKANRERMDHNLRHSLMLVTCLNPYIGYDNAAKVAKKAFAEGASLRDACLDLGLLSAEKFDEVFRPEEMV
- the murI gene encoding glutamate racemase: MSGFVGVFDSGVGGISVLRSLVAELPHEDFHYFGDSANAPYGEKTEARVLELSQDIVERFVADGAKAIVIACNTATSAAAPTLRRIYPDLPIIGIEPALKPATEAPGHGRILVMATDITLRLDKYQELAATYGRDCEIISVPCPGLAGRIERGDLAAADLREMIRGYVGSFAGTVGSVVLGCTHYPFVRTQIAEVLGGDVHFYDGGAGTARQLRHRLGECGLLADEAHAGSVSFASSEDTPDELALYREFFEMEL
- a CDS encoding FKBP-type peptidyl-prolyl cis-trans isomerase produces the protein MSNEGKKVKVHYVGTLDDGTKFDSSRDRNEPLEFTCMAGQMIKGFDAAVKDMEVGQVIDVHIPAAEAYGERREDLVQTLPIAQLPGAENLVAGQKVTLGSPAGYPIPALVAKIEDGNITFDMNHEMAGKDLNFNIELLEVAE
- a CDS encoding ABC transporter ATP-binding protein/permease is translated as MMDKRLLALVPEALRHVLATVAWQWVGLVGNVALVWVIARVASSLVTDVAVPQVAWPLLAAGVVLRVVAARLAAHESFAASQDVKRVLRRRIYEKLLAMGPGYTDQVPTAEVVQLSVEGCEQLETYFGQYLPQLFYAVLAPVTLFAVVAPVSLPAAAVLLLCVPLIPATIVAVQKVAKRILGKYWDQYAELGDSFLENLQGLTTLKIYRADAARHEAMNQEAERFRTITMKVLSMQLNSIIVMDIVALGGAVAGIAVALFATAAGAIDLFGCLFVVLISADFFLPMRQLGSYFHVAMNGMAASEKIFHLLELPEPPVRTLAPKAGDAFCLRDVTFGYVPEREVLHGVGLEVPARGMTAIVGESGSGKSTIAALLCGRLPGYDGEALLGEAQVRDLDPAALARYVTYVGLGARLFAGTVRDNLLMAAPGASEEELWTALKTANLADFLQGQDGLDTRLTEGAANLSGGQRQRLALARAVLHKTPVYVFDEATSNVDVESEEAIMAAVRSLAATRAVLLISHRLANVTDAQRIYVMERGRLVGEGTHEELLGGCPEYASLWRTQSELENVTKGQSLCQPQEVTADAGQE